A window of the Planococcus citri chromosome 4, ihPlaCitr1.1, whole genome shotgun sequence genome harbors these coding sequences:
- the LOC135844782 gene encoding transferrin-like isoform X1: MGNDFVATKQTFLRIFTLLLDVSTTSIFRSIHFIVNICVTRNPSGKDNLQKQCNGLEKNTNQKIKCVFAVDRLRCLELLMAGKADFGVFKAEDLLISATQNKKDINELVVINEFRFLRDQPYEFEMVVVVSNDVEINSLADLQGKRLCHPGFDENGWMNNDWSEMFSQIFEDSVVHEECNPNLSIFENRIKSLSEFFGPSCKPGPWSPDPAIDFKLKLKYRDLCKRCNSPSVCSQKDLYWGRTGPALCLTDCHGDVAWLRLADFRSSFKAQEGLYCHNVSFLCPDGTKQAIDDPNPCAWISHPWPSIVSRKVTAADVGKLISWVNDSDQIYNVKTWQYLLRVLFNMTFQPLKVISPIEVLEYLQQIPGFYQSVKIPKCKGSGDDRTITICVPNNATFHKCAVLANVAQVYSIDPGFQCIVSNDCLNSVSSGAADVTIISVENLKQAYEKQSLKTILYQTHYDYGNLRHAAAVVKSSSKMQSLQDLKGKRACFTEENGFGWNSVLMTLKEKSLIEDDCNGEASIRNFFSNVCIIYSKPEDAFPTCFPDDEVKPSGGSEVLESLGVRCIAEGGGDVAFIDYNNLGKYLQNNTDLGATTDQFMPICPYENVSAYECYLSWGSFGQVISRKNLSKEREEEIISAFTLLNSIFGDDDPSTRSSPVFRLFSHDPNEKNMLFQSAATRLERSEKFTKRGAFRWNNSYEIKLKNTVSRCLSKNVVNKSVISFPVIEIYVFQFVFMFYFSKNFIRL, encoded by the exons ATGATTTCGTTGCAACGAAACAAACCTTTCTGCGAATTTTTACGCTGTTACTTGACGTGTCCACCACGAGTATTTTTCGCTCGATTCATTTTATAG tGAACATATGCGTTACTCGGAATCCTAGCGGTAAAGATAATTTACAAAAGCAATGCAATGGTTTGGAAAAGAACACTAATCAGAAAATCAAATGCGTTTTCGCTGTCGATAG attaagATGTTTAGAATTACTGATGGCGGGTAAAGCTGATTTCGGAGTATTTAAAGCTGAAGATTTGCTGATAAGCGcgactcaaaataaaaaagacaTTAATGAGTTGGTCGTTATcaatgaatttcgatttttacgCGATC aaccGTACGAATTTGAAATGGTCGTCGTGGTTTCCAACGATGTAGAAATCAACTCGTTGGCAGATTTACAAGGCAAACGTTTGTGCCATCCTGGTTTTGACGAAAATGGTTGGATGAATAATGACTGGTCCGAAATGTTTTCGCag atttttgaagattccGTTGTGCATGAAGAATGCAATCcgaatttgagcatttttgaaaatcgaatcaaatcgttgagtgaattttttggacCTTCTTGTAAACCTGGTCCATGGTCTCCTGATCCAGCCATTGATTTTAAATTGA AATTAAAGTACCGAGACCTGTGTAAAAGATGCAACAGTCCGAGTGTATGTTCTCAGAAAGATTTATACTGGGGTAGAACAGGACCAGCGTTGTGTTTAACCGATTGTCACGGAGATGTAGCTTGGTTACGGTTGGCAGATTTTAGATCATCGTTTAAG GCTCAAGAAGGACTTTACTGCCATAACGTTAGCTTTCTATGCCCTGATGGGACGAAACAGGCTATAGATGATCCTAACCCTTGTGCATGGATTTCTCATCCATGGCCATCGATTGTTAGCCGAAA AGTGACTGCGGCTGACGTAGGCAAGTTGATAAGTTGGGTAAACGATAGCGATCAGATTTACAATGTTAAAACTTGGCAGTATTTGTTGCGAGTTTTATTCAATATGACGTTCCAGCCTTTGAAAGTTATTTCACCGATAGAAGTATTAGAATATTTACAACAAA TTCCAGGATTTTATCAAtctgtaaaaattccaaaatgcaaAGGAAGCGGCGATGATAGAACAATAACTATTTGCGTACCGAATAATGCTACCTTTCATAAATGCGCTGTATTAGCTAACGTCGCTCAAGTTTACTCGATTGATCCAGGTTTTCAGTGCATTGTATCGAATGACTGCTTGAACTCTGTTAGCAGCGGTGCCGCAGATGTTACGATCATCAGCGTAGAAAACCTCAAACAAGCATACGA GAAACAGAGTCTGAAAACTATTTTATATCAGACTCATTACGATTATGGTAATTTACGTCATGCTGCCGCCGTCGTAAAGAGTAGTTCAAAAATGCAGAGTTTACAAGATTTGAAAGGCAAACGAGCTTGTTTTACTGAAGAAAACGGTTTCG gttggaACTCTGTACTGATGACTTTAAAAGAGAAATCTTTAATAGAAGACGATTGCAACGGTGAAGCATCGATTAGAAATTTCTTTTCCAATGTTTGTATCATTTATTCTAAACCAGAAGATGCGTTTCCTACTTGTTTTCCCGACG ATGAAGTTAAACCTTCTGGAGGATCGGAAGTATTAGAATCGTTAGGCGTACGATGTATCGCTGAAGGTGGAGGTGATGTTGCATTCATAGATTATAACAACCTTGGAAAATATTTGC AAAATAATACCGATTTAGGTGCAACGACTGATCAATTTATGCCTATTTGTCCTTATGAAAATGTTTCTGCTTACGAATGTTACTTGAGTTGGGGATCATTTGGTCAA gTTATTAGTCGTAAAAACCTATCGAAAGAAAGAGAAGAAGAAATTATATCGGCGTTCACTCTACTGAACTCGATATTTGGCGACGATGATCCGAGTACGAGATCTTCCCCCGTTTTCAGATTATTTTCTCACGATCCTAATGAGAAAAACATGCTctttcag agtgCAGCCACACGACTAGAAAGatctgaaaaattcacaaaacgaGGAGCATTTAGATGGAATAACAGCtatgaaatcaaattgaaaaatacagtcAGTAGATGTTTAAGTAAAAATGTCGTAAACAAATCTGTGATCTCATTTCCTGTGATAGAAATTTATGTGTTTCAATTCgtatttatgttttatttttctaagaattttatacgtttataa
- the LOC135844788 gene encoding uncharacterized protein LOC135844788: MNEIPSDSYFENIQLIKLVSSAEALLQQLYKLVSFEEQQIIDQWLCFKREFDHCSSTKFNLNPDTDENSIDDNACSRDDHKSYSSEEVYSEASIEEINSEREDDSSDENSDPNLLSSGFESESHNDLDAYSRNFKMYTESLVSSWFNNMNLDSENSCGDHISNQYFYPTSQRPFTYHPNLPMNMTNNAFLEFNDMSDSRFCHCCANGIGSCHLILSLPVEEQIAYVRELKTPLIQSCHQITSHTKRCDFESKSNEDLIMLQEVLEAIDITIEMKNNDFLAEFELEKFKEKNHLAYSSMFDCFKMLSSNEMHYLFVCFLNKTVTLRENSSNLDKLILQLDNTIVDKEIRLRYLNKSYIKLRDVCISLKNKSKNVPEEPVPDNLEAIINVNKNQPISENNAKDKAGCSQLPSSSTIPNKSIKALHRSSLSKNFGVTCQGKKLIIQEDKNS; encoded by the exons ATGAACGAAATACCTTCCGA ctcatattttgaaaatattcaattaatcAAACTGGTATCTTCGGCCGAAGCTTTGCTGCAACAACTGTATAAACTGGTATCGTTCGAAGAGCAGCAGATTATTGATCAATGGCTATGCTTCAAACGGGAATTCGATCATTGCTCTAGCACCAAATTCAACTTAAATCCGGACactgatgaaaattcaatcgaTG ACAATGCCTGTAGTCGAGATGATCATAAATCATACTCATCTGAGGAGGTCTATTCTGAAGCTAGCATAGAAGAGATAAATAGTGAACGAGAAGACGACTCGTCAGATGAAAATTCTGATCCGAATTTACTCAGTTCTGGTTTCGAGTCCGAATCGCATAATGATTTGGACGCGTattcgagaaatttcaaaatgtacacCGAATCTCTTGTTAGCAGTTGGTTTAATAATATGAACCtcgattctgaaaattcatGCGGTGATCATATCT CCAATCAGTATTTTTATCCAACTTCTCAAAGACCTTTCACGTATCATCCG AATCTTCCCATGAATATGACGAATAAcgcttttttggaatttaacgATATGTCCGATTCTCGTTTCTGCCACTGTTGTGCTAATGGAATAGGCAGCTGCCATTTAATTCTATCGTTACCTGTGGAAGAACAAATCGCATATGTGAGGGAATTAAAGACACCTTTAATACAATCTTGTCATCAGATAACTAGTCATACCAAACGA tGCGATTTTGAGAGTAAAAGTAATGAAGATTTGATCATGTTACAAGAAGTTCTCGAAGCCATCGATATAACaatagagatgaaaaataacgatttcTTGGCCGAATTTGAgcttgaaaagttcaaagaaaaaaatcatttg GCGTATTCTTCTATGTttgattgttttaaaatgttatcTTCCAACGAAATGCATTACttattcgtttgttttttaaataaaacggTGACGTTGAGAGAAAATAGCTCGAATTTGGATAAATTGATTTTACAATTAGac AATACTATCGTAGATAAAGAAATAAGATTAAGATACTTGAATAAAAGTTACATCAAGCTTCGTGATGTTTGCATATCTCTGAAAAATAAGTCTAAAAATGTTCCCGAAGAACCTGTACCTGATAATCTAGAAGCCATAATTAATGTTAATAAGAATCAGCCTATTTCGGAGAACAATGCTAAAGATAAAG CTGGATGTTCGCAGTTACCTTCATCAAGTACGATACCCAACAAAAGCATCAAAGCATTGCATCGAAGTAgtttatctaaaaattttggtgTCACCTGCCAgggcaaaaaattaattatacaaGAGgataaaaattcctaa
- the LOC135844782 gene encoding transferrin-like isoform X2 encodes MVTMDLFTRLAVFCLLWSNALCDITSDWGTLNICVTRNPSGKDNLQKQCNGLEKNTNQKIKCVFAVDRLRCLELLMAGKADFGVFKAEDLLISATQNKKDINELVVINEFRFLRDQPYEFEMVVVVSNDVEINSLADLQGKRLCHPGFDENGWMNNDWSEMFSQIFEDSVVHEECNPNLSIFENRIKSLSEFFGPSCKPGPWSPDPAIDFKLKLKYRDLCKRCNSPSVCSQKDLYWGRTGPALCLTDCHGDVAWLRLADFRSSFKAQEGLYCHNVSFLCPDGTKQAIDDPNPCAWISHPWPSIVSRKVTAADVGKLISWVNDSDQIYNVKTWQYLLRVLFNMTFQPLKVISPIEVLEYLQQIPGFYQSVKIPKCKGSGDDRTITICVPNNATFHKCAVLANVAQVYSIDPGFQCIVSNDCLNSVSSGAADVTIISVENLKQAYEKQSLKTILYQTHYDYGNLRHAAAVVKSSSKMQSLQDLKGKRACFTEENGFGWNSVLMTLKEKSLIEDDCNGEASIRNFFSNVCIIYSKPEDAFPTCFPDDEVKPSGGSEVLESLGVRCIAEGGGDVAFIDYNNLGKYLQNNTDLGATTDQFMPICPYENVSAYECYLSWGSFGQVISRKNLSKEREEEIISAFTLLNSIFGDDDPSTRSSPVFRLFSHDPNEKNMLFQSAATRLERSEKFTKRGAFRWNNSYEIKLKNTVSRCLSKNVVNKSVISFPVIEIYVFQFVFMFYFSKNFIRL; translated from the exons tGAACATATGCGTTACTCGGAATCCTAGCGGTAAAGATAATTTACAAAAGCAATGCAATGGTTTGGAAAAGAACACTAATCAGAAAATCAAATGCGTTTTCGCTGTCGATAG attaagATGTTTAGAATTACTGATGGCGGGTAAAGCTGATTTCGGAGTATTTAAAGCTGAAGATTTGCTGATAAGCGcgactcaaaataaaaaagacaTTAATGAGTTGGTCGTTATcaatgaatttcgatttttacgCGATC aaccGTACGAATTTGAAATGGTCGTCGTGGTTTCCAACGATGTAGAAATCAACTCGTTGGCAGATTTACAAGGCAAACGTTTGTGCCATCCTGGTTTTGACGAAAATGGTTGGATGAATAATGACTGGTCCGAAATGTTTTCGCag atttttgaagattccGTTGTGCATGAAGAATGCAATCcgaatttgagcatttttgaaaatcgaatcaaatcgttgagtgaattttttggacCTTCTTGTAAACCTGGTCCATGGTCTCCTGATCCAGCCATTGATTTTAAATTGA AATTAAAGTACCGAGACCTGTGTAAAAGATGCAACAGTCCGAGTGTATGTTCTCAGAAAGATTTATACTGGGGTAGAACAGGACCAGCGTTGTGTTTAACCGATTGTCACGGAGATGTAGCTTGGTTACGGTTGGCAGATTTTAGATCATCGTTTAAG GCTCAAGAAGGACTTTACTGCCATAACGTTAGCTTTCTATGCCCTGATGGGACGAAACAGGCTATAGATGATCCTAACCCTTGTGCATGGATTTCTCATCCATGGCCATCGATTGTTAGCCGAAA AGTGACTGCGGCTGACGTAGGCAAGTTGATAAGTTGGGTAAACGATAGCGATCAGATTTACAATGTTAAAACTTGGCAGTATTTGTTGCGAGTTTTATTCAATATGACGTTCCAGCCTTTGAAAGTTATTTCACCGATAGAAGTATTAGAATATTTACAACAAA TTCCAGGATTTTATCAAtctgtaaaaattccaaaatgcaaAGGAAGCGGCGATGATAGAACAATAACTATTTGCGTACCGAATAATGCTACCTTTCATAAATGCGCTGTATTAGCTAACGTCGCTCAAGTTTACTCGATTGATCCAGGTTTTCAGTGCATTGTATCGAATGACTGCTTGAACTCTGTTAGCAGCGGTGCCGCAGATGTTACGATCATCAGCGTAGAAAACCTCAAACAAGCATACGA GAAACAGAGTCTGAAAACTATTTTATATCAGACTCATTACGATTATGGTAATTTACGTCATGCTGCCGCCGTCGTAAAGAGTAGTTCAAAAATGCAGAGTTTACAAGATTTGAAAGGCAAACGAGCTTGTTTTACTGAAGAAAACGGTTTCG gttggaACTCTGTACTGATGACTTTAAAAGAGAAATCTTTAATAGAAGACGATTGCAACGGTGAAGCATCGATTAGAAATTTCTTTTCCAATGTTTGTATCATTTATTCTAAACCAGAAGATGCGTTTCCTACTTGTTTTCCCGACG ATGAAGTTAAACCTTCTGGAGGATCGGAAGTATTAGAATCGTTAGGCGTACGATGTATCGCTGAAGGTGGAGGTGATGTTGCATTCATAGATTATAACAACCTTGGAAAATATTTGC AAAATAATACCGATTTAGGTGCAACGACTGATCAATTTATGCCTATTTGTCCTTATGAAAATGTTTCTGCTTACGAATGTTACTTGAGTTGGGGATCATTTGGTCAA gTTATTAGTCGTAAAAACCTATCGAAAGAAAGAGAAGAAGAAATTATATCGGCGTTCACTCTACTGAACTCGATATTTGGCGACGATGATCCGAGTACGAGATCTTCCCCCGTTTTCAGATTATTTTCTCACGATCCTAATGAGAAAAACATGCTctttcag agtgCAGCCACACGACTAGAAAGatctgaaaaattcacaaaacgaGGAGCATTTAGATGGAATAACAGCtatgaaatcaaattgaaaaatacagtcAGTAGATGTTTAAGTAAAAATGTCGTAAACAAATCTGTGATCTCATTTCCTGTGATAGAAATTTATGTGTTTCAATTCgtatttatgttttatttttctaagaattttatacgtttataa
- the LOC135844782 gene encoding transferrin-like isoform X3: MGIRYRRELVITKQNVNICVTRNPSGKDNLQKQCNGLEKNTNQKIKCVFAVDRLRCLELLMAGKADFGVFKAEDLLISATQNKKDINELVVINEFRFLRDQPYEFEMVVVVSNDVEINSLADLQGKRLCHPGFDENGWMNNDWSEMFSQIFEDSVVHEECNPNLSIFENRIKSLSEFFGPSCKPGPWSPDPAIDFKLKLKYRDLCKRCNSPSVCSQKDLYWGRTGPALCLTDCHGDVAWLRLADFRSSFKAQEGLYCHNVSFLCPDGTKQAIDDPNPCAWISHPWPSIVSRKVTAADVGKLISWVNDSDQIYNVKTWQYLLRVLFNMTFQPLKVISPIEVLEYLQQIPGFYQSVKIPKCKGSGDDRTITICVPNNATFHKCAVLANVAQVYSIDPGFQCIVSNDCLNSVSSGAADVTIISVENLKQAYEKQSLKTILYQTHYDYGNLRHAAAVVKSSSKMQSLQDLKGKRACFTEENGFGWNSVLMTLKEKSLIEDDCNGEASIRNFFSNVCIIYSKPEDAFPTCFPDDEVKPSGGSEVLESLGVRCIAEGGGDVAFIDYNNLGKYLQNNTDLGATTDQFMPICPYENVSAYECYLSWGSFGQVISRKNLSKEREEEIISAFTLLNSIFGDDDPSTRSSPVFRLFSHDPNEKNMLFQSAATRLERSEKFTKRGAFRWNNSYEIKLKNTVSRCLSKNVVNKSVISFPVIEIYVFQFVFMFYFSKNFIRL, from the exons tGAACATATGCGTTACTCGGAATCCTAGCGGTAAAGATAATTTACAAAAGCAATGCAATGGTTTGGAAAAGAACACTAATCAGAAAATCAAATGCGTTTTCGCTGTCGATAG attaagATGTTTAGAATTACTGATGGCGGGTAAAGCTGATTTCGGAGTATTTAAAGCTGAAGATTTGCTGATAAGCGcgactcaaaataaaaaagacaTTAATGAGTTGGTCGTTATcaatgaatttcgatttttacgCGATC aaccGTACGAATTTGAAATGGTCGTCGTGGTTTCCAACGATGTAGAAATCAACTCGTTGGCAGATTTACAAGGCAAACGTTTGTGCCATCCTGGTTTTGACGAAAATGGTTGGATGAATAATGACTGGTCCGAAATGTTTTCGCag atttttgaagattccGTTGTGCATGAAGAATGCAATCcgaatttgagcatttttgaaaatcgaatcaaatcgttgagtgaattttttggacCTTCTTGTAAACCTGGTCCATGGTCTCCTGATCCAGCCATTGATTTTAAATTGA AATTAAAGTACCGAGACCTGTGTAAAAGATGCAACAGTCCGAGTGTATGTTCTCAGAAAGATTTATACTGGGGTAGAACAGGACCAGCGTTGTGTTTAACCGATTGTCACGGAGATGTAGCTTGGTTACGGTTGGCAGATTTTAGATCATCGTTTAAG GCTCAAGAAGGACTTTACTGCCATAACGTTAGCTTTCTATGCCCTGATGGGACGAAACAGGCTATAGATGATCCTAACCCTTGTGCATGGATTTCTCATCCATGGCCATCGATTGTTAGCCGAAA AGTGACTGCGGCTGACGTAGGCAAGTTGATAAGTTGGGTAAACGATAGCGATCAGATTTACAATGTTAAAACTTGGCAGTATTTGTTGCGAGTTTTATTCAATATGACGTTCCAGCCTTTGAAAGTTATTTCACCGATAGAAGTATTAGAATATTTACAACAAA TTCCAGGATTTTATCAAtctgtaaaaattccaaaatgcaaAGGAAGCGGCGATGATAGAACAATAACTATTTGCGTACCGAATAATGCTACCTTTCATAAATGCGCTGTATTAGCTAACGTCGCTCAAGTTTACTCGATTGATCCAGGTTTTCAGTGCATTGTATCGAATGACTGCTTGAACTCTGTTAGCAGCGGTGCCGCAGATGTTACGATCATCAGCGTAGAAAACCTCAAACAAGCATACGA GAAACAGAGTCTGAAAACTATTTTATATCAGACTCATTACGATTATGGTAATTTACGTCATGCTGCCGCCGTCGTAAAGAGTAGTTCAAAAATGCAGAGTTTACAAGATTTGAAAGGCAAACGAGCTTGTTTTACTGAAGAAAACGGTTTCG gttggaACTCTGTACTGATGACTTTAAAAGAGAAATCTTTAATAGAAGACGATTGCAACGGTGAAGCATCGATTAGAAATTTCTTTTCCAATGTTTGTATCATTTATTCTAAACCAGAAGATGCGTTTCCTACTTGTTTTCCCGACG ATGAAGTTAAACCTTCTGGAGGATCGGAAGTATTAGAATCGTTAGGCGTACGATGTATCGCTGAAGGTGGAGGTGATGTTGCATTCATAGATTATAACAACCTTGGAAAATATTTGC AAAATAATACCGATTTAGGTGCAACGACTGATCAATTTATGCCTATTTGTCCTTATGAAAATGTTTCTGCTTACGAATGTTACTTGAGTTGGGGATCATTTGGTCAA gTTATTAGTCGTAAAAACCTATCGAAAGAAAGAGAAGAAGAAATTATATCGGCGTTCACTCTACTGAACTCGATATTTGGCGACGATGATCCGAGTACGAGATCTTCCCCCGTTTTCAGATTATTTTCTCACGATCCTAATGAGAAAAACATGCTctttcag agtgCAGCCACACGACTAGAAAGatctgaaaaattcacaaaacgaGGAGCATTTAGATGGAATAACAGCtatgaaatcaaattgaaaaatacagtcAGTAGATGTTTAAGTAAAAATGTCGTAAACAAATCTGTGATCTCATTTCCTGTGATAGAAATTTATGTGTTTCAATTCgtatttatgttttatttttctaagaattttatacgtttataa